From Oncorhynchus tshawytscha isolate Ot180627B linkage group LG11, Otsh_v2.0, whole genome shotgun sequence, the proteins below share one genomic window:
- the dact1 gene encoding dapper homolog 1, with translation MDTMKQTAAGAEMLVSKDYTLQMRDRRECDTRSREIIEEEMGRVRTRERLEATLAGLGELEYLRQRQDLLVRNVLNRQEDSISPGEDPMCVTHEENYLNSEEKLLEENILLLRKQLNCLRKRDAGLINQLQELDRQISDLRLDTEASHEQVETDSRPSSGFYELSDGASGSLSNSSNSVFSECLSSCRSSTCFCSPLDTSLCASEGRLKSADELGSCADCENQCAEQQTMGTVRKSLPTPYSLSTDASSTTQDIQSKYHCDLIAKNGSDVYRYPSPLHAVAVQSPIVFQSLAGHLKEDGGLSKSSGGEGFGDCQKLKQPPNLVPQNISWPASHAPTSKRLDNYIFGLLQRRAQPIRTNKPRTSISTDPSKSILRQGSLCVRQATVAPQQQGRTAAPLPDLKPAWQMCLHAGGASNADPGTGTSQRQWSVESKGELLLENGMVSQSLGQPQNGCATIDGSDIHTNSLVKKKGSVSSAYKGLPSATGPLSKDYQDLGTPNANSSPKESKHPYFPAAPVDISTKPPQTLPRDRTKTGTPKKSPKSILVSVQTAQTTKEERPMLELVSLGSSSQSQDEGQGHMVSAQYIPAQRQTVKLRKAGKNIKIVKVKNASLKQHRGVHAHAEPVLSEATGGRERGHRSGGMRKSRQPEEVQHVHKVSSKRGASTRAKRTIPASIPEGRVLEKHTATVSTTRSTVSRHHGHHGREVVVAKPKYKRTSGHDYNRGRLKAITEVPYDEAFRRAHRRQKREVLGQVSTTTYLPSNVKFASPYAYVAGSDSEYSAECASLFHSTIVDTSEDERSNYTTNCFGDSESSLSEVDFVGESTTSSDSEESGGMNWPQFSGQGAGHHELTAAQAKAFIKIKASHNLKKKILRFRSAGSLKLMTTV, from the exons ATGGATACAATGAAACAAACAGCTGCTGGTGCAGAAATGCTGGTCTCCAAGGATTACACATTACAGATGCGGGATAGGAGAGAATGCGATACGCGCTCCAGGGAAATAATAGAGGAAGAGATGGGTCGTGTGCGAACTCGGGAGAGATTGGAAGCCACTCTAGCGGGTCTTGGAGAGCTGGAATATTTGCGACAGCGGCAGGATTTACTGGTCAGAAATGTGTTGAATCGCCAAGAGGACTCTATATCACCAGGAGAAGATCCAATGTGCGTTACGCATGAGGAGAATTACTTGAACTCGGAGGAAAAACTTTTAGAAGAAAACATTTTATTGCTAAGAAAACAACTG AACtgtctgagaaagagagatgcTGGTTTGATCAATCAGCTGCAGGAGCTGGACAGGCAGATCAGTGACCTCCGATTGGACACGGAGGCATCACATGAGCAAGTGGAGACAGACAGCCGCCCAAGCTCGG GTTTTTACGAGCTGAGCGACGGAGCTTCGGGGTCCCTCTCCAACTCCTCCAACTCGGTGTTCAGTGAGTGTTTGTCCAGCTGTCGCTCCAGCACCTGTTTCTGCAGTCCTCTTGACACATCACTGTGTGCCTCCGAGGGAAGGCTCAAATCTGCAG ATGAGCTGGGCAGCTGTGCTGACTGTGAGAATCAGTGTGCGGAGCAGCAGACCATGGGGACTGTTAGAAAGTCGCTCCCcactccctactccctctctacGGACGCCTCTTCCACCACTCAAGACATCCAGTCTAAGTACCACTGTGACCTGATCGCCAAGAACGGCAGCGACGTGTACCGCTACCCCAGCCCCCTCCATGCCGTGGCTGTACAGAGCCCCATCGTCTTCCAGTCTCTTGCCGGCCATCTCAAAGAGGACGGGGGGCTATCAAAGAGCAGCGGAGGCGAGGGCTTCGGTGACTGTCAGAAACTAAAGCAGCCGCCGAATCTGGTGCCCCAGAACATTTCTTGGCCTGCTTCCCATGCGCCTACCAGCAAACGACTGGACAATTATATATTCGGCCTGCTTCAGAGGAGGGCTCAGCCCATTAGGACCAATAAGCCGCGGACGAGCATCAGCACAGACCCCTCTAAGAGCATCCTGAGGCAGGGCAGCTTGTGTGTGAGACAGGCTACTGTTGCCCCGCAGCAGCAAGGAAGGACTGCTGCTCCTCTTCCTGATCTCAAACCAGCCTGGCAGATGTGTTTACATGCAGGTGGTGCCAGTAACGCTGATCCAGGAACAGGCACCTCACAGAGACAGTGGTCAGTGGAGAGCAAAGGGGAACTCCTCTTAGAAAATGGGATGGTGTCCCAGTCTCTGGGCCAACCTCAGAACGGCTGTGCCACAATCGACGGCAGTGACATTCACACCAACAGCCTGGTAAAAAAGAAGGGGTCTGTGTCATCAGCCTATAAAGGACTTCCATCGGCAACCGGTCCTCTGTCTAAAGATTATCAAGACTTGGGTACCCCAAATGCCAACTCCTCCCCCAAAGAGAGCAAGCATCCTTATTTCCCTGCTGCTCCAGTGGACATCAGTACTAAACCCCCCCAGACACTCCCTAGAGACCGCACCAAAACAGGCACTCCCAAGAAAAGCCCTAAGAGCATCCTGGTCTCTGTCCAGACAGCCCAGACCACTAAGGAAGAGAGGCCCATGCTGGAGCTGGTGAGTCTAGGGTCTTCCTCCCAGAGCCAGGATGAAGGTCAGGGTCACATGGTCAGTGCCCAGTACATCCCTGCCCAGAGGCAGACTGTCAAGCTCCGCAAAGCGGGCAAGAACATCAAGATCGTCAAGGTGAAGAATGCTTCTCTGAAACAACACCGAGGGGTTCACGCACACGCTGAGCCTGTGTTATCCGAGGCgacagggggaagggagaggggtcaCCGATCTGGAGGGATGAGGAAGTCTCGTCAGCCTGAGGAGGTACAACACGTGCACAAAGTCTCCTCCAAGAGGGGGGCGTCCACCAGGGCCAAACGCAccatccctgcctccatccctgaGGGCCGGGTCCTTGAGAAACACACGGCCACAGTGTCCACAACCAGGTCCACTGTGTCCAGGCATCATGGTCACCATGGCAGAGAAGTGGTGGTGGCCAAGCCAAAGTACAAGAGAACAAGCGGACATGACTACAACCGAGGAAGGCTGAAAGCCATCACTGAGGTGCCTTACGATGAGGCCTTTAGGAGAGCCCACCGCAGACAGAAGAGGGAGGTCCTCGGCCAGGTCTCCACCACCACGTACCTACCCTCCAACGTGAAATTTGCCAGCCCTTATGCCTATGTGGCTGGCAGCGACTCTGAGTACTCCGCAGAGTGCGCTTCGCTTTTCCATTCCACCATCGTAGACACCAGTGAGGATGAGCGGAGCAACTACACCACCAACTGCTTCGGGGACAGCGAGTCCAGCCTGAGCGAGGTGGACTTTGTGGGGGAGAGCACCACCAGCAGTGACTCTGAGGAAAGCGGAGGGATGAACTGGCCCCAGTTTTCAGGGCAGGGCGCTGGGCATCATGAGTTAACAGCTGCCCAGGCTAAAGCCTTCATCAAGATCAAGGCCTCTCACAACCTGAAGAAGAAGATCCTCCGCTTCCGATCGGCGGGCTCACTAAAACTGATGACGACTGTATGA